DNA from Daucus carota subsp. sativus chromosome 1, DH1 v3.0, whole genome shotgun sequence:
agatataaaatattactactTAAAGTTATCAAGAAAAGAAACATTACTTACACACGTTTTGATCTTTTATAACTTTTTCTTATCAAGGTAAAAGAATGAATACATTGTATATAAGATTATTATAACCAAATTACAAATCTTTAGTGCCTCTAAATCAATCAAGCATTGCAGAGACCGTGCAAGGCATGGCTATGtatcaataaatattaaattatcatttAACAGATAACAAATGTCTAATGTAGTTTGATAATAAGCTTAATAGCTATACTTTATCTTGAAGTCTACTTTTATATGAGCTCAaccatatattttaaatagaaataATTAGAAGATCCATTGGTATAAGGTCTGCGTACATACACTGGTTCGGTTCCGTTAGTTCTGTATGATTACAACCCTCAAATTCTACTACCCTAATGGGTATTTGTAGTAATGGAACTAGTGGTTTGAATCTTGTATTCTTGTTTTTATGAGTTCAAAGTCAATACTTTTATTAACATAACTTGACAATATGACATCATGGCCCTTGTTCTATATacccaacttcattctagcacACACAATTTCATAAACACAAACAACAATATTGCTTAAATTCTTGAACAACAAGAAGCTAGAACTTGACTATCCTAtgcaaaaaattatgaaacatgCTCAAAGCAAACATATTAAGTGAACATATGATATGGGTAATAATGATTGAGACTTGTAAATACATATATGCAGTGTAAGTATTTGCATACCCAGTAAAGCAAGCATCTTTCTGTGTCTTCTTTCATGCATTAACTTGAAGGCTTGAAGCTGCTTTCTGCTTGTGATTAAAATTGCTCAAGAATCAAACGGGTCTTGCTAACCCGACCCATGTTACAATACGGGTTGCTTCAAAAGTTTGTTGTTTTATTTATGGTTTTTTCTTCTCTCCATCTTATTATGTTGTTTAATAAATTACCAAAAAATATGTGTAGTTGATCGGGTGGAAGATTTAAGGACTTGTATTACATATTTAACACTGATAAAAGtatactttataaataatatataataaaatttcaactGCAAAGTAATGAATTGAAATAGCTAATTATAAAggaaaatttacaaaaaaaatcaaatatactgTTAAAGTTACGTATCGAATTGCAACCCTAAAACAGTTACTTTTCATGTTACAATAATTACGATTGAGGTGGTTGTATATATGATTGttcagtatttttaaaaaatattgaaatcaaGATATTTACGATTTATAGAAGTTGTCAAATATCTTATTAATTTGAACTAGGTCAACATGTACACAAAATTCTTATAAGTTTTTATCATGGTTAATTTTCTTGGGTaaatgatttatcaaaattacaaCTGTTTATAGACTGCATAcgaaaaaataacttaaaaaatgaaaatgtacaAAAGGTATATTAATTTAAGTAGACCAGGAATTCCCTTTTCATGtataaaaaattcaagtcaCTTCAGTTGCTGTTAGATAAACAAGGAATGATCTCATCTGTCCTAAAAAAAGGTGCAATGACCAAGAAAGATCCTAAGATTAAGGACTTTCTGAGAATACCAAAAAGCCTCTTATCTTTCTCTTTCTCTGGTAAGAGTGTTTCTCCATCCCATCTTAGCCTTTTCTGATGCATATGTAATTGTCTTGTACATTTAGGTCTATATTGCTTTGTTCAAATGCATTGCTCTTGTAGAACTGTAAGATTTGAGTAGCATGTGTTCTGTTTTTATGAGTTTCACAGCTTTAAGTTGTTTGTTTGATTTAATCTTTAAAGTTTACCAGAAGTTCTTCTCTTTGCAGGGATTTATTTGTTATGTAAAGCCTTATATATCAACATAAAGTTCCTCCCTTGATAAGATCTACTGCTGAGTTTAGATTAGTACAGTTCACCAATTATGCACTTGTTATACATGATCATGCAGCTTATCTATTGCAAGATGTGAATTTGCTGATACGTCGAATGGCTAGCAATGCAGCTAAGGAGGCCCTGCTACCAGTATCCTCAAGCCCTTCTGATTTTAGGAAACGAAACCTCCTTAAGGGGAGCAAAGACCGAAACCATGGTAGCTCTTCTTCAGTGGACAATAGTACACAATTTGAACGTGGGAACAAAGCTCCTCCAGAACTTGCTGAATCCATTTTTGACCAACAAGTTCACTTTAAGaaagttataataatttttctgtCCTATATTAGTATAGGCTCTCTTTGCTTTTACCTAGTTAGGAATCAGATGAGAGGTAAGAAAACAAATGGGGTTCTTGattctatatatttttgtgttgtGACAATGACTACGATTGGATATGGGGACCTTGTGCCTGATACTGTCTTGGCGAAACTCTTAGCTTGCGTTTTTGTGTTCAGTGGAATGGCTCTTGTGGGGTATGTTCTGAGTAAAGTAGCGGATTACATTCTAGAAAAAGAGGGAAATCTTTTCTTTAAAACTATAAAC
Protein-coding regions in this window:
- the LOC108213381 gene encoding two-pore potassium channel 1 isoform X1; amino-acid sequence: MISSVLKKGAMTKKDPKIKDFLRIPKSLLSFSFSAYLLQDVNLLIRRMASNAAKEALLPVSSSPSDFRKRNLLKGSKDRNHGSSSSVDNSTQFERGNKAPPELAESIFDQQVHFKKVIIIFLSYISIGSLCFYLVRNQMRGKKTNGVLDSIYFCVVTMTTIGYGDLVPDTVLAKLLACVFVFSGMALVGYVLSKVADYILEKEGNLFFKTINASDMFDPTDIAADNNKSRLKFFTTLTILLILVFVGTLFLHKVEGLDLFDAFYCVCTTMTTLGYGDKSFSTGGGRLFAIFWMLTSTICLAQLFVYFAEFWSEERRKLLVDWVLERKLTAVDLESADLDNDKVVSVAEFVVFKLKEMGKISKEDVAMAMKHFRNHDIDHSGTLTASDLA